Within the Miscanthus floridulus cultivar M001 chromosome 17, ASM1932011v1, whole genome shotgun sequence genome, the region TCAAGCAATAGCAGCACGATTTCATCTCAAATTCGTCATGGAAAAAAGAGCAACTTTTCAAAGATGGAAATTCTAGAGAAGACACGAACTCCACGCGTGAGCTTTTGGCGAGTAGACGAGCTGAGGTAGTAGTGAGACGGACGTCCTTCTGGTCCCTGGAAAGCCAGGCCCGCACCCCGTTAGCAGAGAGGCCTCTGCCACATCCTGCCAAAAACGTGTTGTGCTTTCAAGCAGCACAAGCATTAGTATATAGCATATCAGCGGAAAGATAGAGCAAGTTGCCAACAAATAGTGAACTGAGTGGAGCAAATTTTGTGCAGGAAAGTTCAGATTTCTGGCAACAACTGGGGGCGGTGCTAACCATTCTCCACATACTTTCCCTCTTATCTTCAGAAAAGGATCTTCCATTCTTCCCTcgataaataaaaaaatacagcTGGCTGTGCTACAGGAGTCTGCAGTTTTGAAGCTGTGGCGGCGGCCGAAAGTAGCTGAAGCAATGATCTTACACAAGAACAAACTTATCGGGCAACCATTCCGCTGCTGGTAACGGTaagcaaatgcaaacacaaactCAAACAAGACTAACAACAATGATCTTACATGGTGAACAAATTTATTGGACACAAAGGTTGCCTCAACAAAATACTAGTTCTGCAGAAGTTGGGGCTCACTAAAATCATGATCCAGTGGCACAAGTGTTGGAAAGTATTACAATCAGGATTGCGCATCCAAAGTTGCATCACAGGAGAGAAGGAATCCACCAAAGAAATGATGCGTCAGAATCTAGCCATCTTGTAAACCTCCTGAATAAAGTTTGAACCTTATTTAGGAAGAGCAGCACCGCGGATGAGCTGTTTGATATCAACTCTTGCCGCTCTCCTCCTCTTTCATCTTTTTCTCCCACCTACGTTTCTGGTGGAAAAAAGTTTCAAGCACAAACAGACAGATTAGCCAGTCAAATCTTTTTCAAGGGATGCCTTCGTTCAATCACTATCATAGCTATCATTACATTTGGTCTAAAAACACAAACATGGCATCTTTGTGCACCAAGGTCAATGCGGGATAAAAAGCTGGATCACTGACAACAGATATTTGACTATTTGAGTGGCCGCTAGACGAAACTAGTACCACAGTTTTAGAAAATATTTCCCAAAATTACGTCATCATTATTACTAGACTAGCAAAATAGGTAATGGCAAGCAACCATCAGGAAATTTTGCCACCAGTGCAGTAGAATTGCAGACCCTTATACCAGTGCACCAACACAATTTATGGGTCTGCTTTACTGCTTTAGGTATTTTTCTGTTTATTTTATAAGCTGGATTGTTGACTTTATGGAAATCTTGGATTAAATTTAAACACATACCTAGCTACCATTGTCAGATAGTATGTTCCAATTGGGATcttgaatttttttagaaaatactaCAATCTTTCATGTCAGCCTTCTGTTTGACTCACAAAGAACATTTGTTGAGTGCTTTGAACCAATTTTATCAAGTCGTCTAGTCGATCCTAGTCGTCCTATATATACATCAGGACTAATATACCAAATATACACTAATATACTATATGTTCTAGAGTACAAATCAAGCATTAAGATATACCTCTAGGTGGTGGCTGCATGTAGGGTTGCAAATTGGGCTAAAAAACATGAGCCCAAATGACCTAAGCCATCCCAGATGCAGCCCATATCCTAAGCTACCCAGCAATTCCATTTTGTTTCTGGTCATCCACCCCCTAGTTGTCCGACTGATCATGATTAGTCGACGACTAATTGGACGACCAGAAAACTCATTGGCCTAATCGAGTCGTAACCCCTAGTCGAGTCCAGGATACTGACTAGGACGACTAATCGTGGTTAATCGGATGACTTGATAACACTGCTTTGAACTAGAAAGTTGATTTACCCTTGATGGCATGAGACAAGCTAAAATTAATTGGTTGACGGCTGGCTGTAGGTGTAGGATTCTAAAGACTGATGGGGCTCAATTACAGGTGCAGCAGTAAGACTTTGGTTTCACTGATTTCATAATGATATGTTAGCTGTTGATCCAATTGAAACCAGTAGATTGATGCAGATTGTCATTATAGATGGGATCCAATTATTTTAAACACAAATGCTTAGCTGTTGTTAAATTATGGTATCACTGAACCAGTCCACCAACACaagcttctcttttctctttaaACTAAATAAAGATTAGACTTAAATCTAGATCACAAAAtatatttggtccaatctagatcccAAATATATTTGGTCTACAATAAGGGATAACCAAATTATGCTAATGCCAACATCGTGATGATAAGCCATTAAGGGCTTCTGTCGCCCAAGTACACCTCTACCTGCATAAGCTGCATTCCAGCCAAAATATAGCAGCTGAAGAAAAATTTCAGGGTAAATACCAAGATAACCTTCTGGCTTGCTGCTATGAAGCTAAAACAACTGATGCCCAAGTCTTGTGGCTTGCCTAGATCAGTGGTGGATTCTAAATATGACTATGTTGAACGTCGATCAAGCACAACATTGGTTTCGAAATTATACAAAAGATCAGCCAACTAGGTTCAGCGTAACCTCAACATATATTAGTCATTGAACCGGAACATTACAAAAAAATAATCTGCTTTTGTAGATTCTGAGATACAAGAATTCAAAAATTAGGCCCAATAGATCCCCATCCCCCTGATATAAGTCAAAAATGACCTAACAGGTTCTCAATTAGAGTAGCATACATTAGAATTTAGAATAGAACAGAATGACTATGAATCTTTACTGCTTCTCTGTTATCTACCATGATAAAAGGAACCCAATGGAATTTGGATTATGGTAATATGAAGATTGAAGTTTGAGCAAATGTCACTGAGAAGCCTTACGCTATAGGCTAAGTAGTGTCCAGCACAACAAAAACTTAATGTGGGAGGCTATTATGTTAGGATAAGTAGTCTTCAACAAAAAAGTCATGTTAAGTATCAGGAAGTTTGCTAGATTCTGAGCAATCCAAAAATACCAGCTAAAACAATACATCTAAACCATCCCGGCTTCAAATTGGCATGGTTTCACTTTCACACAATGATCGCTAACATCAGTGCAGGATGTATGTGCACACTGGATTTCAATGTAAACGTACAACAGGTAGCAGAAGATAAACTAAGATGAGGCAGACGCAAACCTTGTAGTCGAGCAGCATCTGGGGCATCTTCTTCATCAGCTCAACAGTATTTGCTCGCCTGAGAAACGGAAACGGAAACGGAAACGAAACGTCAGTCGACTGACCCAGTGAGCAAACCGAACACACAAATGGAGGGGAGGGACgcaggagacgagcgcgcttacTTCTCGGCGGAGATGCGGTCGCACTTGTGGCCCTTGCGCTTGGTGCGCATCTCCCCGCGGGGTGGGTCGTAGGTCCAGTCCTCGCCGGCGAGGAGCACCTCCTTGCGAAGGCGGGCGCGCCTGCGGGCGCTGATGCCGAGCGGCTTCCACGCGCCGAGCTCCCAGTACCCCCACACCC harbors:
- the LOC136517459 gene encoding uncharacterized protein, giving the protein MAGKAAAATAARWAEGYPWREKLAKYKGELGKGVWGYWELGAWKPLGISARRRARLRKEVLLAGEDWTYDPPRGEMRTKRKGHKCDRISAEKRANTVELMKKMPQMLLDYKKRRWEKKMKEEESGKS